In Tachypleus tridentatus isolate NWPU-2018 chromosome 7, ASM421037v1, whole genome shotgun sequence, a genomic segment contains:
- the LOC143256330 gene encoding uncharacterized protein LOC143256330 isoform X1 yields MAPTPYQYPAEVYNSQVPTGLSEYDSSQPIPTLTFTNKNYTSVQNMLGPACAIDLNLAMATTGVTNTNIQQDIQYPYVPVKIYEVCHTSGSELDGEDSAFSSDIKPQDMTGYHRLNNFNDHYVYRSNFRQDGRQCGVTINRPSRDAQGTRTRYNKMNDN; encoded by the exons ATGGCTCCAACACCCTACCAGTATCCTGCTGAGGTATACAACTCTCAAGTTCCCACTGGGTTATCAGAATATGACTCATCCCAACCCATTCCTACACTGACATTCACGAACAAGAATTACACTTCAGTGCAGAACATGTTAGGCCCAGCTTGTGCCATTGACCTAAATCTGGCCATGGCAACAACTGGTGTTACAAATACTAATATCCAGCAAGACATACAATATCCTTATGTTCCTGTTAAGATCTACGAGGTatgtcat ACTTCCGGTAGTGAGCTGGATGGAGAAGACTCAGCCTTTTCATCAGATATTAAACCCCAAG ATATGACTGGCTATCACAGATTGAATAACTTCAACGATCATTATGTTTATAGAAGCAACTTCAGACAAGATGGAAGACAATGTGGTGTTACAATAAACAGACCTT ctcGAGATGCCCAAGGAACAAGAACTCGATACAACAAGATGAATGATAACTGA
- the LOC143256330 gene encoding uncharacterized protein LOC143256330 isoform X2 codes for MAPTPYQYPAEVYNSQVPTGLSEYDSSQPIPTLTFTNKNYTSVQNMLGPACAIDLNLAMATTGVTNTNIQQDIQYPYVPVKIYETSGSELDGEDSAFSSDIKPQDMTGYHRLNNFNDHYVYRSNFRQDGRQCGVTINRPSRDAQGTRTRYNKMNDN; via the exons ATGGCTCCAACACCCTACCAGTATCCTGCTGAGGTATACAACTCTCAAGTTCCCACTGGGTTATCAGAATATGACTCATCCCAACCCATTCCTACACTGACATTCACGAACAAGAATTACACTTCAGTGCAGAACATGTTAGGCCCAGCTTGTGCCATTGACCTAAATCTGGCCATGGCAACAACTGGTGTTACAAATACTAATATCCAGCAAGACATACAATATCCTTATGTTCCTGTTAAGATCTACGAG ACTTCCGGTAGTGAGCTGGATGGAGAAGACTCAGCCTTTTCATCAGATATTAAACCCCAAG ATATGACTGGCTATCACAGATTGAATAACTTCAACGATCATTATGTTTATAGAAGCAACTTCAGACAAGATGGAAGACAATGTGGTGTTACAATAAACAGACCTT ctcGAGATGCCCAAGGAACAAGAACTCGATACAACAAGATGAATGATAACTGA
- the LOC143256330 gene encoding uncharacterized protein LOC143256330 isoform X3 produces the protein MAPTPYQYPAEVYNSQVPTGLSEYDSSQPIPTLTFTNKNYTSVQNMLGPACAIDLNLAMATTGVTNTNIQQDIQYPYVPVKIYEVCHTSGSELDGEDSAFSSDIKPQA, from the exons ATGGCTCCAACACCCTACCAGTATCCTGCTGAGGTATACAACTCTCAAGTTCCCACTGGGTTATCAGAATATGACTCATCCCAACCCATTCCTACACTGACATTCACGAACAAGAATTACACTTCAGTGCAGAACATGTTAGGCCCAGCTTGTGCCATTGACCTAAATCTGGCCATGGCAACAACTGGTGTTACAAATACTAATATCCAGCAAGACATACAATATCCTTATGTTCCTGTTAAGATCTACGAGGTatgtcat ACTTCCGGTAGTGAGCTGGATGGAGAAGACTCAGCCTTTTCATCAGATATTAAACCCCAAG CTTAA
- the LOC143256330 gene encoding uncharacterized protein LOC143256330 isoform X4 yields MAPTPYQYPAEVYNSQVPTGLSEYDSSQPIPTLTFTNKNYTSVQNMLGPACAIDLNLAMATTGVTNTNIQQDIQYPYVPVKIYETSGSELDGEDSAFSSDIKPQA; encoded by the exons ATGGCTCCAACACCCTACCAGTATCCTGCTGAGGTATACAACTCTCAAGTTCCCACTGGGTTATCAGAATATGACTCATCCCAACCCATTCCTACACTGACATTCACGAACAAGAATTACACTTCAGTGCAGAACATGTTAGGCCCAGCTTGTGCCATTGACCTAAATCTGGCCATGGCAACAACTGGTGTTACAAATACTAATATCCAGCAAGACATACAATATCCTTATGTTCCTGTTAAGATCTACGAG ACTTCCGGTAGTGAGCTGGATGGAGAAGACTCAGCCTTTTCATCAGATATTAAACCCCAAG CTTAA